In the Streptomyces sp. f51 genome, one interval contains:
- a CDS encoding alpha/beta hydrolase: MPTYTDHHGPEGLLVRGTILVVPGRGETRATYARLGARLAADAYRVRVIDPPALDADDPAGSLTELEARLARAVEDTASQDGVVRPVVLVGADSGAVALAALLGGSRTPAAWWPNAVVLAGLPGPSAKTGAVGATWDAELDVRTACPTHRGRLTEDPEVRRGSLDAALPDVLLSAAYDSESPLPTLLLVGDSDPLADDEALARLAKSLPLARLSVVHGAHHDVLNDLQHRSVAAEVVGFLEALRGDLRPLISVRSSAW, encoded by the coding sequence ATGCCCACGTACACCGACCACCACGGGCCCGAAGGGCTCCTCGTCCGCGGCACGATCCTCGTGGTCCCCGGCCGCGGCGAGACCCGGGCGACCTACGCGCGCCTCGGTGCGCGGCTCGCCGCCGACGCCTACCGGGTCCGGGTTATCGACCCCCCGGCCCTCGACGCCGACGACCCTGCCGGGTCCCTGACCGAGCTGGAGGCCCGGCTCGCCCGGGCCGTCGAGGACACCGCCTCGCAGGACGGTGTCGTACGGCCGGTCGTCCTCGTCGGCGCCGACTCGGGGGCCGTGGCGCTCGCCGCGCTCCTCGGCGGGTCCCGCACCCCGGCCGCCTGGTGGCCGAACGCCGTGGTCCTCGCCGGCCTTCCCGGTCCGTCCGCGAAGACCGGCGCCGTCGGCGCCACGTGGGACGCCGAGCTCGACGTCCGCACCGCGTGCCCCACGCATCGGGGCCGCCTCACCGAGGACCCCGAGGTGCGGCGCGGGTCGCTCGACGCCGCTCTGCCGGACGTGCTGCTCTCGGCGGCGTACGACAGCGAGTCACCGCTGCCCACCCTGCTGCTCGTGGGCGACTCCGATCCGCTCGCCGACGACGAGGCACTCGCCCGCCTCGCCAAGTCCCTTCCCCTGGCCCGCCTTTCGGTCGTCCACGGAGCTCACCACGACGTCCTCAACGACCTCCAGCACCGTTCGGTGGCGGCCGAGGTCGTCGGCTTCCTGGAAGCACTGCGGGGTGACCTGCGGCCGCTGATCAGTGTGCGGTCCAGCGCCTGGTGA
- the ssuE gene encoding NADPH-dependent FMN reductase — protein MATIVSVSGSPSPTSRTTRLLRHLDDRLRRQGHEVVPLEVRTLPAHALLGADFRHPAIVESAALFERADGVVIGTPVYKAAYSGLLKSFLDLLPQYALAGKTVLPLATGGSTAHVLAIDYALRPVLTSMGASHIVPGWFTLDKDITADEDGTAVIAPAAAQALEQVTDHFSVALGGRATALASTG, from the coding sequence ATGGCCACCATCGTGTCCGTCTCCGGAAGCCCCTCCCCCACCTCCCGCACCACACGGCTCCTGCGCCACCTCGACGACCGGCTGCGCCGCCAGGGCCACGAGGTCGTCCCCCTGGAAGTGCGTACGCTGCCCGCCCACGCGCTGCTCGGAGCCGACTTCCGGCATCCGGCGATCGTCGAGTCGGCGGCCCTGTTCGAGCGGGCCGACGGCGTGGTGATCGGAACACCGGTCTACAAGGCCGCCTACTCCGGCCTGCTGAAGTCGTTCCTCGATCTGCTCCCGCAGTACGCGCTGGCCGGCAAGACGGTGCTGCCCCTCGCCACGGGCGGCAGCACGGCCCATGTCCTCGCCATCGACTACGCGCTGCGTCCGGTGCTCACGTCCATGGGCGCGTCGCACATCGTGCCCGGCTGGTTCACCCTCGACAAGGACATCACCGCCGACGAGGACGGCACAGCCGTGATCGCACCCGCCGCGGCCCAGGCCCTGGAGCAGGTGACGGACCACTTCTCCGTCGCTCTTGGCGGCCGCGCGACGGCACTCGCGTCGACCGGCTGA
- a CDS encoding LLM class flavin-dependent oxidoreductase, with product MSDIPLGVLDLVPVSSGSTAADALRNSIDLARRAESLGYARYWFAEHHLNPGVAGTSPAVVIALTASATSTIRLGAGAVQLGHRTALSTVEEFGLIDALHPGRLDLGLGRSGGRPSGKPATAPVTATPVTDGRAPNGLLIPPRFSFEHLLGSPRIALQRTLLQQPNAESQDYGEQIDDILALLAGTYRSSDGVEARAVPGEGADLELWILGSSGGQSAEVAGRGGLRFAANYHVSPATVLEAVDGYRAAFQPSDVLDKPYVSVSADVVVAEDDERARELATGYGPWVRSIRTAEGAIEFPTPDEARAHVWSDADLALVQDRLDTQFVGSPRRVADQLEQLQEATGADELLITTITHGHADRVRSYELLAEEWRKR from the coding sequence ATGTCCGACATCCCTCTCGGCGTACTCGACCTGGTTCCGGTCTCCTCGGGTTCCACGGCCGCAGACGCGCTGCGCAACTCCATCGACCTGGCCCGCCGGGCCGAGAGCCTCGGCTACGCCCGCTACTGGTTCGCGGAGCACCATCTCAACCCCGGCGTGGCCGGAACCTCGCCCGCGGTCGTCATCGCCCTGACCGCCTCCGCGACCTCGACCATCCGGCTCGGCGCCGGTGCCGTACAACTCGGCCACCGCACCGCCCTGTCCACGGTCGAGGAGTTCGGCCTGATCGACGCGCTGCACCCCGGCCGCCTCGACCTGGGCCTCGGACGCTCGGGCGGCCGGCCGTCCGGCAAGCCCGCCACGGCACCGGTGACCGCGACACCCGTGACCGACGGCCGCGCCCCGAACGGGCTCCTCATACCGCCCCGGTTCTCCTTCGAGCACCTCCTCGGCTCACCGAGGATCGCCCTTCAGCGCACGCTCCTCCAGCAGCCCAACGCCGAGTCGCAGGACTACGGCGAGCAGATCGACGACATCCTCGCGCTGCTCGCGGGCACCTACCGTTCGTCCGACGGCGTCGAGGCGCGCGCCGTGCCGGGCGAGGGCGCCGACCTGGAGCTGTGGATCCTCGGCAGCAGCGGCGGGCAGAGCGCCGAGGTCGCGGGCCGGGGCGGACTCCGGTTCGCGGCGAACTACCACGTCAGCCCGGCCACCGTCCTGGAGGCGGTCGACGGTTACCGCGCCGCGTTCCAGCCCTCCGACGTCCTCGACAAGCCGTACGTCAGCGTGTCCGCGGACGTCGTGGTCGCCGAGGACGACGAGCGGGCCCGTGAACTCGCCACGGGATACGGCCCCTGGGTGCGCAGCATCCGTACGGCCGAGGGGGCCATCGAGTTCCCGACCCCGGACGAGGCGCGCGCCCACGTCTGGTCGGACGCGGACCTGGCCCTCGTCCAGGACCGCCTCGACACGCAGTTCGTCGGCTCGCCCCGGCGGGTGGCCGACCAACTGGAACAGCTTCAAGAGGCCACCGGAGCGGACGAGTTGCTCATCACCACGATCACCCACGGACACGCGGACCGGGTGCGGTCGTACGAACTGCTGGCCGAGGAGTGGCGCAAGCGGTGA
- a CDS encoding NtaA/DmoA family FMN-dependent monooxygenase (This protein belongs to a clade of FMN-dependent monooxygenases, within a broader family of flavin-dependent oxidoreductases, the luciferase-like monooxygenase (LMM) family, some of whose members use coenzyme F420 rather than FMN.) gives MSKPLKQIHLAAHFPGVNNTTVWSDPEAGSHIEFSSFAHFARTAERARFDFLFLAEGLRLREQGGKIYDLDVVGRPDTFTVLAALAAVTEHLGLTGTINSTFNEPYEVARQFASLDHLSAGRAAWNVVTSWDAFTGENFRRGGFLPQEERYSRAKEFLSTANELFDSWRGDEIVADQETGTFLNDAKAGAFVHEGRHFDIEGQFNVPRSPQGRPVIFQAGDSEEGREFAASSADAIFSRYSTLKEGQAFYTDVKARLARYGRRPDQLLILPAATFVLGDTDAEAEEHAREVRRRQVSGATAIKHLEFVWNRDLSAYDPDGPLPDIDPDLGEHTVARGRAQVRMYRDPLATAREWRERAAANNWSIRDLVIETGSRQAFVGSPATVARTIDEFVQADASDGFILVPHITPGGLDSFADTVVPLLQERGVYRTEYEGTTLRDHLGLAHPDAGAHTDTEAHPGRVAS, from the coding sequence ATGAGCAAGCCGCTCAAGCAGATCCACCTCGCGGCGCACTTCCCCGGTGTCAACAACACCACCGTGTGGAGCGACCCCGAGGCCGGCAGCCACATCGAGTTCAGCTCGTTCGCCCACTTCGCGCGGACTGCCGAGCGCGCCAGGTTCGACTTCCTGTTCCTCGCCGAGGGCCTGCGACTTCGCGAACAGGGCGGAAAGATCTACGACTTGGACGTCGTGGGACGGCCCGACACCTTCACCGTCCTCGCCGCGCTCGCCGCCGTCACCGAACACCTCGGTCTGACCGGCACCATCAACTCCACCTTCAACGAGCCCTACGAGGTGGCCCGCCAGTTCGCCAGTCTCGACCACCTCTCCGCGGGGCGCGCCGCCTGGAACGTCGTCACCTCCTGGGACGCCTTCACCGGCGAGAACTTCCGCCGCGGCGGCTTCCTGCCGCAGGAGGAGCGCTACTCCCGGGCCAAGGAGTTCCTGAGCACGGCCAACGAGCTCTTCGACTCCTGGCGCGGGGACGAGATCGTCGCTGACCAGGAGACGGGAACGTTCCTGAACGACGCCAAGGCCGGTGCCTTCGTCCACGAGGGCCGGCACTTCGACATCGAGGGCCAGTTCAACGTTCCGCGCTCCCCGCAGGGCCGCCCGGTGATCTTCCAGGCCGGTGACTCGGAAGAGGGCCGCGAGTTCGCCGCGTCGAGCGCCGACGCGATCTTCAGCCGGTACTCCACGCTCAAGGAGGGCCAGGCCTTCTACACGGACGTCAAGGCCCGCCTCGCCCGCTACGGCCGCCGCCCCGACCAGTTGCTCATCCTGCCCGCCGCGACCTTCGTCCTCGGGGACACCGACGCCGAGGCCGAGGAGCACGCCCGGGAGGTGCGGCGCCGGCAGGTCAGCGGCGCGACCGCCATCAAGCACCTGGAGTTCGTCTGGAACCGCGACCTGTCCGCGTACGACCCGGACGGGCCGCTGCCCGACATCGACCCGGACCTCGGTGAACACACCGTCGCCCGGGGCCGTGCCCAGGTCCGGATGTACCGCGACCCGCTGGCCACCGCCCGCGAGTGGCGGGAGCGGGCCGCCGCCAACAACTGGTCCATCCGCGACCTCGTCATCGAGACGGGGAGCCGGCAGGCCTTCGTGGGCAGCCCCGCGACGGTCGCCCGGACCATCGACGAGTTCGTCCAGGCCGACGCCTCCGACGGGTTCATCCTCGTCCCGCACATCACCCCGGGCGGCCTCGACTCCTTCGCGGACACCGTCGTCCCGCTCCTCCAGGAACGCGGTGTCTACCGCACCGAGTACGAGGGCACCACCCTGCGCGACCACCTCGGCCTCGCCCACCCCGACGCCGGGGCGCACACCGACACCGAGGCGCACCCCGGCCGGGTGGCGTCATGA
- a CDS encoding LLM class flavin-dependent oxidoreductase, whose amino-acid sequence MSSSPSPLHLAVALDGAGWHPAAWREPVARPHDLLTAAYWTGLVTEAERGLLDFVTIEDGLGLQSSSFTGPDGRTDQVRGRLDAVLIASRVAPVTRHIGVVPTVVTTHTEPFHLSKAIATLDYVSSGRAGLRVQVSARQNEAAHFGRRTFPPLRIEDYDTPAAQELVTELFDEAADYVEVVRRLWDSWEDDAEIRDEATGRFIDRDRVHYIDFEGRNFRVKGPSITPRPPQGQPIVSALAHATVPYRLLARAADVGYVTPHDAGQARSVVEEIRAEQRAAGRGDETVHVFGDLVVFLDDDPGAARARRERLDVLAGRPYTSDARIFTGTPAELADLLQELGEAGLSGFRLRPAVAGHDLPAITRGLVPELQRRNAFRRAYEADTLRGLLGLARPANRYATTA is encoded by the coding sequence GTGTCCTCGTCACCCTCTCCGCTGCACCTCGCCGTCGCCCTGGACGGCGCCGGCTGGCATCCGGCCGCCTGGCGCGAGCCTGTGGCCCGCCCCCACGACCTGCTGACCGCCGCCTACTGGACCGGCCTCGTCACCGAGGCCGAGCGCGGTCTGCTCGACTTCGTGACCATCGAGGACGGACTCGGCCTCCAGTCCTCCTCGTTCACCGGACCCGACGGCCGCACCGACCAGGTCCGCGGCCGCCTCGACGCCGTCCTCATCGCGTCGCGCGTCGCGCCGGTGACCCGCCACATCGGCGTGGTGCCCACGGTCGTGACCACCCACACCGAGCCGTTCCACCTGTCCAAGGCGATCGCCACCCTCGACTACGTGAGCTCCGGCCGCGCCGGCCTGCGCGTGCAGGTCAGCGCACGCCAGAACGAGGCCGCGCACTTCGGACGGCGCACCTTCCCGCCCCTGCGGATCGAGGACTACGACACGCCCGCCGCCCAGGAACTGGTGACCGAACTCTTCGACGAGGCCGCCGACTACGTCGAGGTCGTCCGCAGACTCTGGGACAGCTGGGAGGACGACGCGGAGATCCGCGACGAGGCCACCGGCCGGTTCATCGACCGCGACAGGGTCCACTACATCGACTTCGAGGGCAGGAACTTCCGCGTCAAGGGCCCCTCGATCACGCCCCGGCCGCCGCAGGGGCAGCCGATCGTCAGCGCCCTGGCCCACGCCACCGTCCCGTACCGGCTGCTGGCCCGGGCCGCCGACGTCGGCTACGTCACCCCGCACGACGCCGGCCAGGCCCGTTCCGTCGTCGAGGAGATCCGCGCGGAGCAGCGGGCGGCCGGTCGAGGGGACGAGACCGTACACGTCTTCGGCGACCTCGTCGTCTTCCTGGACGACGACCCCGGAGCCGCCCGGGCCCGACGCGAGCGACTGGACGTCCTCGCGGGCCGGCCGTACACGAGCGACGCCCGGATCTTCACCGGAACGCCCGCCGAACTCGCCGACCTGCTCCAGGAGCTGGGCGAGGCAGGGCTGTCCGGCTTCCGGCTGCGGCCCGCCGTGGCCGGGCACGACCTGCCCGCGATCACCCGTGGCCTGGTGCCCGAACTCCAGCGCCGGAACGCGTTCCGGCGGGCCTACGAGGCCGACACCCTGCGCGGACTGCTCGGGCTCGCCCGCCCCGCCAACCGCTACGCCACGACCGCCTGA
- a CDS encoding GNAT family N-acetyltransferase yields MSTSVHSAPSPAPTTPHILDNAAWAALTGPHAHLAERVGGAARYPTDVSPFAALDDPADPRSWADLAELVGPGTLTPVTAVQTVPAGWTIEQSGDGVQLTATALRSEPAPEAVRLGPDDVPEILDLIALTRPGPFLPRTVELGTYLGIREDGRLIALAGERLRPPGWTEISAVCTLPGHRGRGLATRLVRAVAAGITERGDTPFLHAAADNTNAIRLYESIGFTLRRRTRFVLVRTPGGPQAARETRVAAAQPEEKA; encoded by the coding sequence ATGTCCACCAGTGTCCACTCCGCCCCTTCCCCGGCCCCGACCACACCGCACATCCTCGACAACGCGGCCTGGGCCGCGCTGACCGGCCCGCACGCCCACCTCGCCGAGCGCGTCGGCGGGGCCGCCCGCTACCCCACGGACGTGTCCCCGTTCGCCGCCCTCGACGACCCGGCGGACCCCCGCTCCTGGGCCGACCTGGCCGAACTCGTCGGCCCCGGCACCCTCACCCCGGTCACCGCGGTCCAGACGGTGCCCGCCGGCTGGACCATCGAACAGAGCGGTGACGGCGTCCAGTTGACCGCCACCGCGCTGCGCTCCGAGCCCGCGCCCGAAGCCGTACGACTCGGCCCCGACGACGTGCCCGAGATCCTCGACCTGATCGCCCTCACCCGGCCGGGCCCCTTCCTGCCCCGAACCGTCGAACTCGGCACCTACCTCGGCATCCGGGAGGACGGCCGGCTGATCGCGCTGGCCGGCGAACGGCTGCGCCCGCCGGGCTGGACCGAGATCAGCGCGGTCTGCACCCTCCCCGGCCACCGGGGCAGGGGACTGGCCACCCGCCTGGTCCGCGCGGTCGCGGCCGGCATCACGGAACGGGGAGACACCCCCTTCCTCCACGCCGCCGCGGACAACACGAACGCGATCCGGCTCTACGAATCCATCGGGTTCACCCTGCGCCGCCGCACGCGGTTCGTGCTCGTCCGCACCCCCGGCGGACCACAGGCCGCGCGGGAGACACGAGTTGCCGCCGCGCAGCCGGAAGAAAAGGCGTAG
- a CDS encoding ABC transporter substrate-binding protein: MRTLGLNSRTLRGVAATAAVASLAASLAACGADSDAATRTRTDATGTVTVGALSNGAAKETALKVSEVKSISAELPKSVAKKGTLVVGIGALPAGSPPLNFVGSDQKTLTGSEPDLGKLVAAVLGLKPEVKNSTWENLFVGIDSGKVDVAFSNVTDTEERKRKYEFASYRQDNLAFEVPKKSTWNFAGDYRNLAGRTVAVGAGTNQEKILLEWKAKLAKEGKKLTVKYYQDNNATALALNSGKIDASFGPNPAVAYHVTQNAKSPNPTRNAGQFSGAGETIQGLIAATAKKDSGLAKPVADAINYLIENGQYAKWLAAWNLSNEAVKTSEVNPPGLPLDNS, translated from the coding sequence ATGCGCACCCTCGGCCTGAACAGCAGGACCCTCCGCGGCGTCGCCGCGACCGCCGCCGTCGCCTCCCTCGCCGCCTCTCTCGCCGCCTGCGGCGCGGACAGCGACGCCGCCACCCGGACGCGGACCGACGCGACCGGAACGGTGACGGTGGGCGCCCTGTCCAACGGCGCCGCCAAGGAGACCGCACTCAAGGTGTCCGAGGTCAAGTCCATCAGTGCCGAACTGCCCAAGTCGGTGGCGAAGAAGGGCACGTTGGTGGTGGGCATCGGCGCGCTGCCCGCCGGATCACCGCCGTTGAACTTCGTCGGCTCGGACCAGAAGACGCTCACCGGCAGCGAACCCGACCTCGGCAAACTCGTCGCCGCGGTCCTCGGGCTGAAGCCGGAGGTGAAGAACTCGACCTGGGAGAACCTCTTCGTCGGCATCGACAGCGGCAAGGTCGACGTGGCCTTCTCCAATGTCACCGACACCGAGGAGCGCAAGAGAAAGTACGAGTTCGCCTCCTACCGGCAGGACAACCTCGCCTTCGAGGTCCCGAAGAAGAGCACGTGGAACTTCGCCGGCGACTACCGGAACCTCGCGGGCAGGACCGTCGCGGTGGGCGCCGGCACGAACCAGGAGAAGATCCTCCTGGAGTGGAAGGCGAAGCTCGCCAAGGAGGGCAAGAAGCTCACCGTCAAGTACTACCAGGACAACAACGCCACGGCCCTCGCCCTGAACAGCGGCAAGATCGACGCCTCCTTCGGCCCCAACCCCGCCGTCGCCTACCACGTCACCCAGAACGCCAAGTCCCCCAACCCGACCCGCAACGCCGGGCAGTTCTCCGGGGCGGGCGAGACGATCCAGGGGCTGATCGCGGCCACCGCGAAGAAGGACAGCGGGCTCGCCAAGCCCGTCGCCGACGCGATCAACTACCTGATCGAGAACGGCCAGTACGCCAAGTGGCTCGCCGCCTGGAACCTCTCGAACGAGGCGGTGAAGACCTCCGAGGTCAACCCGCCCGGCCTCCCGCTCGACAATTCCTGA
- a CDS encoding amino acid ABC transporter ATP-binding protein — MTGVTSETRPAAVEVHDVHKWYGIQQVLNGVELTVRPGEVTVILGPSGSGKSTLLRVINHLEKPEVGHVSLNGELIGVRRHGDRLKELSERVILAQRSRIGFVFQNFNLFPHLTVLDNVAAAPVATGRLSRPGARELARELLARVGLADKANAYPRQLSGGQQQRVAIARALALRPGVILFDEPTSALDPELVGEVLAVIKDLAHSGTTLVIVTHEIGFAREIADRVVFMDGGRIVEQGPPEQVLDHPREARTREFLSKVL, encoded by the coding sequence ATGACCGGCGTGACGAGCGAGACGCGGCCCGCGGCGGTCGAGGTGCACGACGTCCACAAGTGGTACGGCATCCAACAGGTACTGAACGGCGTGGAGTTGACCGTACGGCCCGGCGAGGTCACGGTGATCCTGGGGCCGTCGGGCTCGGGGAAGTCCACCCTCCTGCGCGTGATCAACCACTTGGAGAAGCCCGAGGTCGGCCATGTGAGCCTGAACGGCGAACTCATCGGTGTACGCCGGCACGGCGACCGGCTCAAGGAGCTGAGCGAGCGGGTCATCCTGGCCCAGCGCAGCCGCATCGGGTTCGTCTTCCAGAACTTCAACCTCTTCCCTCATCTGACCGTGCTGGACAACGTGGCCGCCGCCCCGGTGGCGACCGGCAGGCTGTCCAGGCCCGGAGCGCGGGAGCTGGCCCGCGAGCTGCTCGCACGGGTGGGTCTCGCCGACAAGGCCAACGCCTACCCACGGCAGTTGTCGGGCGGTCAGCAGCAGCGTGTGGCCATCGCCCGCGCCCTGGCCCTGCGGCCCGGGGTCATCCTCTTCGACGAACCGACGTCCGCCCTGGACCCCGAACTGGTCGGCGAGGTCCTCGCCGTCATCAAGGACCTGGCCCACAGCGGCACCACGCTCGTGATCGTCACCCATGAGATCGGCTTCGCCCGTGAGATCGCCGACCGGGTGGTGTTCATGGACGGCGGGCGGATCGTCGAACAGGGACCGCCCGAGCAGGTGCTCGACCATCCGCGGGAAGCGCGCACCAGAGAGTTCCTGAGCAAGGTGCTCTGA
- a CDS encoding amino acid ABC transporter permease: MSQLPGSAVSFGPATPTEAIPRTDDPAAPAPLAAQRVLPLRRPGRWIVTAVVLVLVAQIVHGLVTNPFYQWDRFQYWFLRPTILDGLLITLEVTLYSALLGLLGGILLALARLSRSPVLRAVSWVYTWLFRSVPLIVVLLFLYNFSALYQTLSVGVPFGPAFFTFDESRLATDMAVAVVGLSLNEAAYASEVVRGGLLSVDQGQHEAASALGLPKRYQFARIVFPQALRSITPNYVNQLIGLIKGTSLVFYVSLLDLFGSVQSMGSTYPGDIVPLLLVATAWYLILTSVVSVIQFYVERYYSRGALRTLPPTPLQKVRSGLREARARVRRETAI, encoded by the coding sequence ATGAGTCAACTCCCAGGCAGCGCCGTGTCCTTCGGGCCGGCGACGCCGACCGAGGCGATCCCCCGCACCGACGACCCCGCCGCCCCCGCACCTCTGGCGGCTCAGCGGGTCCTTCCGCTCCGGCGCCCCGGCCGCTGGATCGTCACCGCCGTGGTGCTCGTGCTGGTCGCCCAGATCGTCCACGGCCTGGTGACCAACCCCTTCTACCAGTGGGACCGCTTCCAGTACTGGTTCCTGCGCCCGACCATTCTCGACGGTCTGCTGATCACCCTCGAAGTCACCCTCTACAGCGCCCTGCTGGGCCTGCTCGGCGGCATTCTCCTGGCCCTGGCCAGGCTCTCCCGGAGTCCGGTGCTCCGCGCGGTGAGCTGGGTCTACACCTGGCTCTTCCGTTCGGTACCCCTCATCGTGGTCCTGCTCTTCCTCTACAACTTCAGCGCGCTGTACCAGACGCTGAGCGTAGGCGTTCCGTTCGGTCCCGCCTTCTTCACCTTCGACGAGTCCCGCCTGGCCACCGACATGGCCGTCGCCGTCGTCGGACTGAGTCTGAACGAAGCGGCGTACGCCTCCGAAGTGGTACGCGGCGGTCTTCTCTCCGTGGACCAGGGGCAGCACGAAGCCGCCTCCGCCCTCGGCCTGCCGAAGCGGTACCAGTTCGCGAGGATCGTCTTCCCGCAGGCGCTGCGCTCCATCACCCCCAACTACGTCAACCAGCTCATCGGTCTGATCAAGGGCACCTCGCTCGTCTTCTACGTGTCCCTGCTGGACCTGTTCGGATCCGTGCAGAGCATGGGCAGCACCTACCCCGGCGACATCGTGCCGCTGCTCCTCGTCGCCACCGCCTGGTACCTGATCCTCACGAGCGTCGTGTCCGTCATCCAGTTCTACGTCGAGCGGTACTACTCGCGGGGCGCGCTGCGCACCCTGCCGCCGACCCCGTTGCAGAAGGTACGAAGCGGTCTGCGCGAAGCGCGGGCCCGGGTCCGCAGGGAGACGGCGATATGA
- a CDS encoding cell envelope biogenesis protein OmpA — translation MPETASRTSSSANARPCEQTSLPSVLRLTPAAAPSVLPRRVDSRIGVGLAGGFYPAPHRYELYLSRSCPHSLRIAITLGLLGLSDSVATTLLVDPVRTPDAFASLRRAYEATEHHFDGPLTAPALCDRWSGRIVSNHTPDILRDLAGLLSGHTTTCPSTLCPPSLTADIEALRDLLERDVTPSARPSELAAALDLLDCQLAGHPYVLGDGLTAADVDVWVALTGLGCPEVLGARPRLVDYVRRLGDHPAFRPGTEAVPLAAEA, via the coding sequence ATGCCCGAGACAGCTTCGCGCACGTCCAGTTCCGCCAACGCCCGTCCCTGTGAGCAGACTTCGCTGCCCTCGGTCCTTCGGCTCACGCCGGCGGCCGCGCCCTCCGTCCTCCCCCGCCGTGTCGACAGCCGCATCGGCGTGGGCCTGGCCGGCGGCTTCTACCCGGCTCCGCACCGCTACGAGCTGTATCTGTCGCGGAGTTGTCCGCACTCGCTGCGCATCGCCATCACGCTCGGGCTGCTCGGGCTGTCGGACTCGGTCGCCACCACGCTCCTCGTGGACCCCGTGCGCACCCCCGACGCCTTCGCTTCGCTGCGCCGAGCCTACGAGGCCACCGAGCATCACTTCGACGGGCCGCTGACCGCGCCCGCGCTGTGCGACCGCTGGAGCGGACGCATCGTCAGCAACCACACGCCCGACATCCTCCGCGACCTGGCGGGGCTGCTCTCCGGCCACACCACGACCTGCCCCTCCACGCTCTGCCCTCCGTCCCTCACCGCCGACATCGAAGCCCTCCGCGATCTGCTGGAGCGCGATGTCACCCCGTCCGCCCGGCCCTCGGAGCTCGCGGCGGCCCTCGACCTGCTCGACTGCCAACTCGCCGGGCACCCCTACGTCCTGGGCGACGGGCTCACGGCGGCGGACGTCGACGTCTGGGTGGCGCTCACCGGTCTTGGCTGCCCGGAGGTCCTCGGCGCGCGTCCCCGGCTCGTGGACTACGTACGCCGTCTCGGCGACCACCCCGCCTTCAGGCCCGGCACCGAGGCGGTGCCCCTGGCGGCGGAGGCCTGA
- a CDS encoding expansin EXLX1 family cellulose-binding protein, producing the protein MKQTSRSAGRRGRRPRPRSAALVALVTAGALVCLVVAFRPGAHSADTAGHPAASTAGGSRQTPDPGRATASGSTSPTAGRSPDPTLSPSVTARPSATSARPSASDAPRAAATAASLAGRIRPGVGYRGVATTYDAGKGDGSCSYGPGDDVLTAAMNHTDYETSKACGAYVLVRAAGGATVTVLITNECPTGCAPGQLDLSAQAFARLANLSAGRIPITWKLLSPGTAGTVALRYKTGSSRYWCALQVIGHRNPVARLELRSGGGWRPLPRTAYNYFLAEDGGGCGGTVRITDIYGERLTVEGIALRPDAVQPTRLQFARH; encoded by the coding sequence ATGAAGCAAACGAGCCGATCCGCAGGGCGGCGCGGACGCCGGCCGAGGCCGCGGAGCGCCGCCCTGGTCGCGCTGGTCACGGCGGGGGCCCTGGTCTGTCTGGTCGTGGCGTTCCGTCCCGGCGCCCACTCCGCCGACACGGCCGGGCATCCCGCCGCCTCGACGGCCGGCGGTTCCCGGCAGACCCCGGATCCGGGCCGGGCGACCGCGTCCGGATCGACGTCCCCCACGGCCGGGCGGTCGCCCGATCCCACGCTCTCCCCGTCCGTGACGGCCCGCCCTTCCGCCACGTCGGCGCGGCCGTCGGCCTCGGACGCACCGCGGGCCGCGGCGACGGCCGCTTCCCTGGCGGGACGGATCCGCCCGGGGGTCGGCTACCGAGGAGTGGCGACCACGTACGACGCCGGGAAAGGGGACGGCTCCTGCTCCTACGGTCCGGGCGACGACGTCCTGACCGCAGCGATGAACCACACCGACTACGAGACGTCCAAGGCGTGCGGGGCGTACGTGCTGGTCCGCGCGGCCGGCGGCGCCACCGTCACGGTCCTGATCACCAATGAATGCCCGACGGGCTGCGCTCCCGGGCAGCTCGACCTCAGCGCGCAGGCGTTCGCCCGGCTCGCGAACCTCTCGGCCGGCCGCATCCCGATCACCTGGAAGCTGCTGAGCCCCGGCACCGCCGGTACGGTCGCGCTGCGCTACAAGACCGGGTCCAGCCGCTACTGGTGCGCGCTCCAGGTCATCGGGCACAGGAATCCGGTCGCCCGGCTCGAACTGCGCAGCGGCGGCGGATGGCGGCCGCTTCCACGCACCGCCTACAACTATTTCCTCGCGGAGGACGGCGGCGGATGCGGCGGCACCGTCAGGATCACCGACATCTACGGAGAACGCCTGACCGTCGAGGGCATCGCGCTGCGTCCCGACGCGGTGCAGCCGACCCGGCTCCAGTTCGCCCGGCACTGA